The following coding sequences are from one uncultured Cohaesibacter sp. window:
- a CDS encoding agmatinase family protein, whose protein sequence is MLDLTYPAFLASELTDAESDPETALFEVIPCPLEKTVSYGAGTSAGPFALLEASQELERYDGKGFPIKKGIITSEVINCEQPIEKVMKDLRARTEASVKAGRIPVTLGGEHSLSYGAIMGVVDALDEPVGIIQIDAHADLRNAYQGHKHSHASVMHLCAVERRLPLMQFGIRALSSEEQDSRMNEAHIQFVDAEKLVTEGITSVDLPEDFPEHVYITFDVDGLDPSIMPATGTPVPGGLSYYQSLQLIAHALKGRLCVGFDVVELAPIEGQWAWDFTAANLTYRLMGLVSNS, encoded by the coding sequence ATGCTTGATTTGACCTATCCTGCTTTTCTGGCTTCGGAACTGACCGATGCTGAAAGCGATCCAGAAACCGCCTTGTTCGAGGTCATCCCCTGCCCGCTGGAAAAAACCGTTTCCTATGGCGCTGGCACATCGGCGGGGCCTTTTGCCCTGTTGGAAGCAAGTCAGGAGCTTGAACGCTATGACGGCAAGGGCTTCCCGATCAAAAAGGGCATCATCACCTCCGAAGTCATCAATTGCGAGCAGCCCATTGAAAAGGTGATGAAAGACCTGCGCGCCCGCACCGAAGCAAGTGTCAAGGCCGGACGCATTCCCGTGACCCTTGGCGGTGAACACAGCCTCTCCTATGGCGCCATCATGGGGGTGGTTGACGCGCTGGATGAGCCGGTTGGCATCATTCAGATCGATGCCCACGCCGACTTACGCAATGCCTATCAAGGCCACAAGCATTCCCACGCCTCGGTCATGCATCTTTGCGCGGTCGAGCGCCGTTTGCCATTGATGCAATTCGGCATTCGTGCTCTGAGCAGCGAAGAGCAGGACTCGCGTATGAATGAAGCCCATATCCAGTTTGTGGATGCCGAGAAGCTTGTGACGGAAGGCATCACCTCGGTCGATCTACCCGAGGATTTCCCCGAGCATGTCTATATCACCTTCGATGTCGACGGGCTCGACCCTTCCATCATGCCTGCAACGGGAACACCTGTACCCGGAGGGTTGAGCTATTATCAAAGCTTGCAGCTGATAGCACATGCACTCAAGGGCCGCCTTTGCGTGGGTTTCGACGTGGTTGAACTAGCCCCGATCGAAGGTCAGTGGGCTTGGGACTTCACCGCAGCCAATCTGACCTACCGCCTGATGGGCCTTGTCAGCAACAGCTGA
- a CDS encoding saccharopine dehydrogenase family protein: MNKVLVIGAGGVGSVVIHKMAQLSEIFSDITLASRRIFKCDEIAASVKERTGVTINTAEVDADDVDALSALIDKLGVSLVVNVALPYQDLNIMDACLKSGVNYLDTANYEPRDVAKFEYSWQWAYQQRFEEAGLMALLGSGFDPGVTNIYTAYAKKHLLDTIEYLDILDCNGGDHGQHFATNFNPEINIREVTAPVHHWENGDWVTTPAMGNKQVFDFPAVGEKNMYQMYHEELESLVKHLPEIKRARFWMTFGDAYIKHLEVLQNVGMTRIDPVIYEGKEIIPLQFLKAVLPNPGDLGKTTKGKTCIGNIMTGEKDGQAKTVYVYNICDHEECFAEVGSQAISYTTGVPAMIGAALMLTGAWSGKGVFNMEQLDPDPFMDMLNKHGLPWEVHELDKPLDF; the protein is encoded by the coding sequence ATGAATAAAGTTCTGGTCATCGGCGCAGGTGGCGTCGGCTCCGTTGTCATTCACAAGATGGCACAGCTTTCCGAAATCTTCTCAGACATCACTCTGGCCTCCCGCCGCATTTTCAAATGCGACGAGATCGCAGCGTCCGTCAAAGAGCGCACCGGCGTAACCATCAACACCGCCGAAGTCGACGCAGATGACGTAGATGCCCTCTCCGCTCTCATCGACAAACTCGGCGTTTCCCTGGTGGTCAACGTGGCCCTGCCTTATCAGGACCTCAACATCATGGATGCGTGCCTGAAATCCGGCGTCAACTATCTGGACACGGCAAACTACGAGCCACGCGACGTTGCCAAGTTTGAATATAGCTGGCAGTGGGCTTATCAGCAGCGCTTCGAGGAAGCAGGCCTGATGGCGCTTCTCGGCTCCGGCTTTGATCCGGGCGTAACCAACATCTACACCGCCTATGCCAAAAAGCACCTGCTTGACACAATCGAGTATCTCGACATTCTCGACTGCAACGGCGGCGACCATGGCCAGCATTTTGCCACCAACTTCAACCCGGAAATCAACATCCGCGAAGTGACCGCCCCCGTGCATCACTGGGAAAATGGCGACTGGGTCACCACTCCAGCCATGGGCAACAAGCAGGTCTTCGACTTCCCGGCAGTTGGCGAGAAGAACATGTATCAGATGTATCACGAAGAGCTGGAAAGCCTTGTGAAGCATCTGCCGGAAATCAAGCGCGCCCGCTTCTGGATGACCTTCGGCGATGCCTATATCAAGCATCTTGAAGTGCTGCAGAATGTCGGCATGACCCGCATTGATCCGGTGATCTATGAAGGCAAGGAAATCATTCCGCTGCAGTTTCTCAAGGCCGTTCTGCCAAATCCGGGCGATCTGGGCAAGACCACCAAAGGCAAGACCTGCATCGGCAACATCATGACCGGCGAGAAAGACGGGCAGGCTAAAACAGTCTACGTCTATAACATCTGCGACCATGAAGAATGCTTCGCAGAGGTCGGCTCTCAGGCCATTTCCTACACCACCGGCGTTCCGGCCATGATCGGTGCTGCCCTGATGCTTACTGGCGCTTGGTCTGGCAAGGGCGTGTTCAACATGGAACAGCTTGATCCTGATCCGTTCATGGACATGCTCAACAAACATGGCCTTCCTTGGGAAGTACACGAGCTGGACAAACCGCTCGACTTCTAA
- a CDS encoding GNAT family N-acetyltransferase, with the protein MDRSQYRLERETPALEDFLRLRQITGLTVYSEEAARRGLKGTIAAATVYHEGQVVGIGRLVGDGGCVFVISDIAVDPEHQGKGLGKAIMASLMDYVNSHLKSKAYVTIIADIPANKLYEQFGFKETAPESIGMAFRVS; encoded by the coding sequence ATGGATAGATCTCAGTATCGCCTTGAAAGAGAAACGCCTGCTTTGGAAGATTTCCTGCGCCTCAGGCAAATTACAGGTCTCACCGTCTATTCCGAAGAAGCGGCCAGACGAGGCCTTAAAGGCACCATAGCCGCGGCCACGGTCTATCACGAAGGTCAAGTCGTCGGGATCGGGCGACTGGTGGGAGATGGCGGCTGCGTATTTGTCATCAGCGACATCGCGGTCGACCCGGAGCATCAGGGCAAAGGCCTTGGAAAAGCCATCATGGCCAGCCTGATGGACTACGTAAACAGCCATTTGAAATCAAAGGCCTATGTGACGATCATTGCCGACATTCCGGCCAACAAGCTCTATGAGCAATTTGGATTTAAAGAAACTGCGCCTGAATCAATCGGTATGGCTTTCCGGGTTTCCTGA
- the nspC gene encoding carboxynorspermidine decarboxylase, translating to MKETQEPGPAGLSCLMQDDSLASQSEKTDMTDAPIMETQAGDAGAFATFDLSRVPSPCFVIDKAAIRRNLRILSQVGEEADVKVLLALKAFSCWALGDLIGNYLDGTCASGLWEAKLAKEQFSGELATYSAGFKAEEMPEILELSDHLIFNSPAQRQRFDPQISAARKWGYAPDFGLRINPEHSEGHIAKYDPCAAGSRLGTPISQLTDEDLAPFSGIHMHTLCEQDFAPLKRTFEAAEPSLAPWLKKMKWLNFGGGHHITRSDYQRAELVEFLKDIKAKYDVEIYLEPGEAVALDAGILVGEVLDVTHNGPVNIAIMDISATCHMPDVIEAPYRPALMGEVNDGTSYRLGGPSCLAGDVIGDYAFASDLEIGQRIAFLDQAHYSMVKTNTFNGVRLPSIAIWDSETDKLDIIREFPYAEFRDRLS from the coding sequence ATGAAAGAAACTCAAGAGCCCGGCCCCGCCGGGCTCAGTTGCCTTATGCAGGACGACAGCCTTGCTTCACAATCGGAGAAAACCGACATGACCGATGCGCCAATCATGGAAACGCAGGCAGGCGATGCCGGAGCCTTTGCAACATTTGATCTCTCTCGCGTCCCTTCCCCGTGCTTTGTCATTGACAAGGCCGCGATAAGACGCAATTTGCGCATTCTTTCGCAGGTGGGTGAAGAAGCCGACGTCAAGGTCCTGCTGGCGCTCAAGGCCTTTTCATGCTGGGCACTTGGAGATCTGATCGGGAACTATCTCGATGGCACATGCGCCTCGGGCCTGTGGGAAGCCAAGCTGGCAAAGGAACAGTTTTCCGGTGAACTTGCCACCTACTCGGCAGGCTTCAAGGCCGAAGAAATGCCTGAGATTCTGGAGCTATCCGATCATCTCATTTTCAACAGCCCGGCTCAGCGTCAGCGCTTCGATCCGCAAATCAGCGCTGCCCGCAAATGGGGCTACGCTCCGGATTTCGGCCTCAGGATCAACCCGGAACACTCAGAAGGCCACATCGCCAAATATGACCCTTGTGCTGCGGGTTCCCGGCTTGGCACGCCCATCAGTCAGCTGACCGATGAAGATCTGGCCCCGTTCTCCGGCATCCACATGCATACGCTGTGCGAGCAGGACTTTGCCCCCCTCAAACGCACCTTCGAGGCCGCAGAGCCCAGTCTTGCACCATGGCTCAAGAAGATGAAGTGGCTCAATTTCGGCGGCGGTCATCACATCACGCGCAGCGATTATCAGCGCGCTGAGCTGGTGGAATTCCTGAAGGACATCAAGGCGAAATATGATGTCGAAATCTATCTGGAGCCAGGAGAAGCTGTGGCGCTCGACGCGGGCATTCTGGTTGGCGAAGTGCTCGACGTAACCCACAATGGGCCTGTCAATATAGCGATCATGGACATTTCAGCAACCTGCCACATGCCTGACGTGATCGAAGCCCCTTACCGGCCAGCCCTGATGGGCGAAGTAAATGACGGCACAAGTTATCGTTTGGGTGGGCCATCCTGCCTTGCTGGTGACGTGATCGGTGATTATGCTTTCGCCTCAGATCTGGAGATCGGCCAGCGCATTGCCTTCCTTGATCAGGCTCACTATTCCATGGTCAAGACCAACACCTTCAACGGCGTACGACTGCCGTCCATTGCCATTTGGGATTCGGAAACGGATAAGCTCGATATCATTCGCGAGTTTCCCTATGCCGAATTCCGCGACCGCCTCTCTTGA
- the ybaK gene encoding Cys-tRNA(Pro) deacylase, with protein sequence MSDSTPATQALKKGKVDFSLLHYEYDHDADRVGLQAAEAIGADPAEVFKSLMIELDGKPVCAVVPSDCEVNMKKLAKALGGKRAAMMHPEDAERLTGYKVGGISPLGQRKRVPTALDKSAMDKAKIHINGGQRGLQIRVEPKALVEYMRCVVADLVR encoded by the coding sequence ATGTCCGACAGTACGCCCGCAACACAAGCCCTCAAGAAGGGCAAGGTGGATTTTTCCCTTTTGCATTATGAGTATGATCATGATGCTGATCGGGTCGGTTTGCAGGCGGCGGAAGCCATTGGGGCAGATCCGGCGGAGGTATTCAAATCCCTGATGATCGAGCTGGACGGCAAGCCGGTTTGTGCTGTGGTTCCTTCTGACTGTGAAGTCAATATGAAGAAACTGGCCAAAGCGCTGGGCGGAAAGCGAGCCGCGATGATGCATCCTGAAGATGCCGAACGGCTGACGGGGTATAAAGTCGGGGGCATTAGCCCTCTGGGGCAGCGCAAACGGGTGCCAACCGCCCTTGACAAGAGCGCCATGGATAAAGCGAAAATCCATATCAACGGTGGTCAGCGTGGCTTGCAAATCAGGGTCGAGCCGAAGGCGCTGGTAGAGTATATGCGCTGCGTTGTCGCCGATCTGGTTCGTTGA